Proteins from one Ovis aries strain OAR_USU_Benz2616 breed Rambouillet chromosome 12, ARS-UI_Ramb_v3.0, whole genome shotgun sequence genomic window:
- the LOC114117223 gene encoding large ribosomal subunit protein mL63: MFLTALLCRGRIPGRQWIGKHRRPRTVSALAKQNMIRRLEIEAENHYWLSRPFLTAEQERGHAAARRAAAFEALKAAQAAKFPAHRRLEDQLDHLNVTRRWS, from the coding sequence ATGTTCCTGACTGCGCTCCTGTGCCGCGGCCGCATCCCCGGCCGGCAGTGGATCGGGAAGCACCGGCGGCCGCGGACCGTGTCGGCACTGGCGAAGCAGAACATGATCCGTCGCCTGGAGATAGAAGCGGAGAACCACTACTGGCTGAGCCGACCCTTCCTCACGGCCGAGCAGGAGCGCGGCCACGCGGCGGCCCGCAGGGCGGCCGCCTTCGAGGCGCTCAAGGCGGCGCAGGCCGCCAAGTTCCCCGCGCACCGTCGGCTGGAGGACCAACTCGACCACCTCAACGTCACCAGGAGGTGGTCCTGA
- the VAMP4 gene encoding vesicle-associated membrane protein 4 isoform X2, producing MPPKFKRHLNDDDVTGSVKSERRNLLEDDSDEEEDFFLRGPSGPRFGPRNDKIKHVQNQVDEVIDVMQENITKVIERGERLDELQDKSESLSDNATAFSNRSKQLRRQMWWRGCKIKAIMALVAVILLLVIIILIVVKYRT from the exons ATGCCTCCCAAGTTCAAGCGCCACCTAAATGATGATGATGTCACAggttctgtgaaaagtgaaagg AGAAATCTTTTAGAAGATGATTCAGACGAAGAAGAGGACTTTTTTCT aAGAGGACCATCTGGACCAAGATTTGGACctagaaatgataaaattaagcA tgtTCAGAATCAGGTGGATGAAGTCATTGATGTCATGCAAGAAAATATTACAAAGGTAATAGAAAGAGGGGAGAGACTAGATGAACTACAGGACAAATCAG AAAGCTTATCGGATAATGCAACTGCTTTTAGCAACAGATCCAAACAGCTTCGAAGGCAAATGTGGTGGCGTGGATGCAAA ATAAAAGCCATCATGGCTTTGGTTGCTGTTATCCTTTTGTTAGTGATTATCA tTCTTATAGTTGTGAAATACCGTACTTGA
- the VAMP4 gene encoding vesicle-associated membrane protein 4 isoform X1, with product MPPKFKRHLNDDDVTGSVKSERRNLLEDDSDEEEDFFLRGPSGPRFGPRNDKIKHVQNQVDEVIDVMQENITKVIERGERLDELQDKSESLSDNATAFSNRSKQLRRQMWWRGCKIKAIMALVAVILLLVIISKYLLDYLFSGVSFEVFKTFLFIFS from the exons ATGCCTCCCAAGTTCAAGCGCCACCTAAATGATGATGATGTCACAggttctgtgaaaagtgaaagg AGAAATCTTTTAGAAGATGATTCAGACGAAGAAGAGGACTTTTTTCT aAGAGGACCATCTGGACCAAGATTTGGACctagaaatgataaaattaagcA tgtTCAGAATCAGGTGGATGAAGTCATTGATGTCATGCAAGAAAATATTACAAAGGTAATAGAAAGAGGGGAGAGACTAGATGAACTACAGGACAAATCAG AAAGCTTATCGGATAATGCAACTGCTTTTAGCAACAGATCCAAACAGCTTCGAAGGCAAATGTGGTGGCGTGGATGCAAA ATAAAAGCCATCATGGCTTTGGTTGCTGTTATCCTTTTGTTAGTGATTATCAGTAAGTATTTACTGGATTATTTATTTAGTGGCGTATCATttgaagtttttaaaactttcctttttattttcagttga